AAACAGTATTTTCGCTTCAATAACGAATTTCCGCGCACGGTTTACCGATTCTTCCGCTTATAGTATACTCTTTTCCGGCTCAGGAGCAGTATGATATACACGGCATCTTATTCGTCGCCGCTCGGCGATATGCTTTTAGCGGTAAAGGACGGAGCGCTCGTCGGACTGTGGTTCGAAGGGCAAAAATATTACGGCGCGGCGATTTCGGAGGCGGTGCCGAAAGACGACGATAAAACATCGGTCAAAGTAAAACGTTGGCTCGATCGATATTTTGCGGGGAAAAGACCGGATGCGGCTGAACTCGCGCTCGCTCCGGCAGGAAGCGATTTTCGGCAGGCGGTGTGGGCCGTCCTCCGAAAGATTCCGTACGGTAAAACGATTTCCTACGGCGATATCGCCCGAACGCTTGCAAAACGCAAAGGGTTTGGGCAGGTATCGGCGCGCGCGGTCGGAGGAGCGGTTGCGCATAATCCCGTTTCCGTAATCATACCGTGCCACAGAGTCGTCGGATCGGACGGAAAGCTGACCGGTTATGCCGGCGGTATCGATAAAAAAATAAAACTTCTTGAGCTGGAAGGTGTCGATGTGAAACTTTTTAAAGATGTCCGGCGCACTTCCGACGGAGCTTTATGAAACAAAACGACAAAAGACGATGTACAATTTTAATAATTATTAATTTCATGTTTGCCGCGGCTGTTTTTTGCAGCGACAATTCACCCGGTACCGCACACGATGTGCCGCCGCGTTACCGCGAAGAAATGCGCTCTTTTATTAAAAAAATATCCGCCTATGCAAAGGCGCAAAATCCGCACTTTGTCGTCATTCCGCAAAACGGGCAGACGGTCGCGTGGGACAGCGA
This Treponema socranskii subsp. buccale DNA region includes the following protein-coding sequences:
- a CDS encoding methylated-DNA--[protein]-cysteine S-methyltransferase — protein: MIYTASYSSPLGDMLLAVKDGALVGLWFEGQKYYGAAISEAVPKDDDKTSVKVKRWLDRYFAGKRPDAAELALAPAGSDFRQAVWAVLRKIPYGKTISYGDIARTLAKRKGFGQVSARAVGGAVAHNPVSVIIPCHRVVGSDGKLTGYAGGIDKKIKLLELEGVDVKLFKDVRRTSDGAL